A single Orcinus orca chromosome 2, mOrcOrc1.1, whole genome shotgun sequence DNA region contains:
- the RTN1 gene encoding reticulon-1 isoform X4, giving the protein MQATADSTKMDCVWSNWKSQAIDLLYWRDIKQTGIVFGSFLLLLFSLTQFSVVSVVAYLALAALSATISFRIYKSVLQAVQKTDEGHPFKAYLELEITLSQEQIQKYTDCLQFYVNNTLKELRRLFLVQDLVDSLKFAVLMWLLTYVGALFNGLTLLLMAVVSMFTLPVVYVKHQAQIDQYLGLVRTHINAVVAKIQAKIPGAKRHTE; this is encoded by the exons ATGCAGGCCACCGCCGATTCCACGAAGATGGACTGTGTTTGGAGCAACTGGAAAAGTCAGG CTATTGACCTGCTATACTGGAGGGACATCAAGCAGACGGGGATAGTGTTTGGGAGCTTCCTGCTGCTACTCTTCTCCCTGACCCAGTTCAGCGTTGTGAGTGTCGTGGCCTACCTGGCCCTTGCTGCGCTCTCAGCCACCATCAGTTTCCGCATCTACAAGTCTGTTTTACAAGCTGTGCAGAAAACCGACGAGGGTCACCCTTTCAA GGCCTACTTGGAGCTTGAGATCACGCTGTCTCAGGAGCAGATTCAGAAGTACACAGACTGCCTGCAATTCTATGTGAACAACACGCTTAAAGAACTGAGAAGGCTCTTCCTTGTCCAGGACCTGGTGGATTCCTTAAAA tTTGCAGTCCTCATGTGGCTCCTGACTTACGTTGGCGCTCTCTTCAATGGCTTGACCCTGCTGCTCATGG CTGTGGTTTCAATGTTTACTCTACCTGTAGTGTATGTTAAGCACCAG GCACAGATTGACCAATATCTGGGACTTGTGAGGACTCACATAAATGCTGTTGTGGCAAA GATTCAGGCTAAAATCCCAGGCGCTAAAAGGCACACTGAGTAA